Genomic window (Rhododendron vialii isolate Sample 1 chromosome 4a, ASM3025357v1):
ccctgatatatatatatatattacatttaCTCATGAGTTGCTGACGGCACTGCTTGAGGATTATTCTTTACTCCCATCCTACGCAAAGTCTAGAACAAAGATGGATTCAGCTCCAATTTCCATTCCCAGCTTACAATACAACAAAGCTTCTTCTACCTCTTCTTTCGCTCTATGCTTTCGCTCCAATACTAATTATGCGGTCGCGTTCTCAATCCTTACCCTTGCGAATTTTAGAAGTTGGAGATATTTTTCAAAGACGCTTTCACACTCGCGCACGCGAATTGCGCTACTTAGATAAGAACCACCTTCGGCTACAAAGTGTTTTTCGATAACCCAATGTGTTTGACCAGCTTATGTACCGCATCGTCCACTGCAATTTTCGCCCATATTTATAATGTATTTGTATACCCAATGCATtaagtttgggaaaaaaaatgtgtgaaacAATGGATTGCAActcatttgacacaattatcggaaatgtaatatatatatatattacatttgAGGGCTTTGGGTATGAACAAAGAGGATTATTTATCACAATTTTGAGGGCTTTGGGTatgaaagggaaaaatattctcaaaaaaagtGACGTCCCGAGAGATAAAAAAAGTGTTTGTGTCGAGGTTAAAAAGGCGGTATCCACTGTGGCGGGGAGGATATCCCAAAAACACACAAGGGACGCCGCGGGGTTGAAATTTGTCACGGTTGACACGGGATGTCTGGGCATAGCAAAGACATCCAAAAACACGCAAGAATTTATAATTGGGGGTGCGACGAAAAAGACATTCATACGGGGAGGCATTTTTCAATGTTTGTGAGGGAGTGCGATTAATGAGATAAACTGCTGTTAAAATGCACTCACCCCAAAATTTGATGGGAAGGTGGGCTTGGAAGCGTAAGCAACGGGCCACATTTAAGATGTGACGATGTTTACGTTcagcaaccccattttgttgaggggTATCAACACATGTTAACTCTTGTAAAATGCCATGGTcatgaaataatttttgaacAGGACGGGATAAAAATTCAGAACCATTATCTGAacgaaaaaatttaacttttgtgTTGAATTGTGTTTGGACCATGttgataaaaaattgaattttggaaaGGGCATCCGATTTGTAACGCAATAAATACACCCAAGTAGTACGCGTGCAATCATCAACTATAGTTAGAAAATAACGAGCCCCACAAGTAGAAGGAGTATGATAGCCACCCCAAATGTCAACAAAAATACGAGAAAAAGGGACGAcacttttattgaaatttaattgAAAAGGTAGTCTAGTATGTTTGCCACGCAAACAAGCATCACAAGGGGAATTTTTATTAGGGGAACGACAATGTAAAAAGGAAGGTAAGCTAGCAGAGGCTGGATGGCCTAATCTTTGGTGCCATAGGGTAGGGTCATCGGTTGGGGATGTGAGGGCAGCAGAGGAAGAAGTGCGGAGGTAGTATAAGCCATTGCGTGCCTCACCCGCTCCAATCACAGTCTTCGATTTGAGGTCCTGAAAGAGACAGAatttaggaaagaaaaaaacaacacaCTTAAGATCATGGCATAACTTTTGTACAGATAACAAATTAAAACGAAAACTAGGAACATGCGAGACATCAAAGAGGGTGATAGACGGGGTGACTATTATTTTTCCGATATGAGAGATGGCATGAGTGGATCCAGAAGCAGAACGAACTGGCAAAATATTATTAGTAGCTGTATAAGAAGTAAAAAGTGATAAGTGAGGCGTCACGTGAGAGGACGCACCGCTATCAATAATCCaatcatttgaaaataaatggGTGTTACCAGTGAAAAAAGCAGATGGATTATCGTAAAAGCCATAGGCTTGGGACGCCTCGGCGGGGCTCAAGCGTGGAGTGAAATCCATGTCCGGTGTTTGCGCTGCATAATTGGACTGGGCAGAGGATTGGTTGGGGAGGCGATTGAAGAACCATTCTGGATACCCAATAAGTTTAAAACAGCCCGACTTATAATGACCTGCACGGTTGCAATGAGTGCAGTGAGCGTTCGGGTCTTTGTTGGGTCGGGATGAAGTATCAGGCTGAGCATGGTGCAGTTGGCGTGGTGGATTGGCAGGCGAAGGGAATTGTTGTGGTTGCCGTCGGGATGGAGACTGCTGTGGTGGCGGAAAAAAACGTGGCCCTGGTGGATTTCGGTGTTGTCCACTGTTGATTTTGGGTTGATTGTGTTGAATTTGGAACCTGTGACTCACCATGGCCGAGTCTTCTTGAATGGGCTGAGTGGTGATGATAGGTTGTGGATTTTTGGTGTGTTCTTCCGCGATTAACAAGCCATGAACCTTTCCAAGGTCGGGAAGCGGATCCATGGCGAGAATCTGAGTACGAAGAACATGATACGGTTCGTTGACTCCCATCAAAAGCTGGTATACACGCTTATTCGACACCCTTTTTTGCCAAGCTGTGGCGGTACCACATGTGCATTCCGGAAGTGGATCAATCCCATCGAGTTGATTCCAAAGCGTTTTGAAGGCATTATAATAATTGGTAATATCAAGATTACCTTGTTGAAGATGAGTGGTCTCTCTTTGAATTTTAAAAACGGTAGCATTATTCCCTTGAGTGAATCTGGATTCAAGATCACGCCATAGTTCATACGGCGTGCGGCAACTGGTTAGGCTTGGAGTAATTGTGTTGCTGATGCTGTTCAACAACCATGAGAGAACCATCGTGGAAACTCGTTTCCACAGGGGTTGAATATCGGGATCTGTGGGGCAAGGTAGGGTGTTATCAATGAAACCCAGTTTATTTTTGGCACAAAGGGCCATTGTGATAGAACGGCTCTAGGACCCATAGTTGGTATGGGTTAGAGCAATATCAACAAGGGGGGTACGGGGGTGGTCGGCTGAATGAAGAAAATAAGGGGAAGAGAGATCAGAAATAAGTTTCTGAACCTTTTCTTGAGCCTCAACCATGTCTGTAAAGATGGATTGAAGGTTGAAACTGCTGTATTCTTCCAGTGTGTCGTCTTATGCGAAGGAGAAAGAGCAAGAACATGAaccctgctctgataccatgataagAGGTGCTTTGTGATAAATATGATTGATTCTCATTGATTAATTAGTGGAACACAGCCACACATATATAGGAAAAGAATACAACCAACTAGGAAACAATAATTATGGAAACAGAATAATAATCCTAGAATTATGGGAAGAGATTGCTCCTATAATTATTCTGACGGATCTCAATTGATTCGGTCCGCTAATAATAAATGCATTTTGATATCATATtaaacgatatccgatcaacgaAATTTTTGGCGGAGTCAATGTTCTCGACGAGCTTTAAAACGTGAATggttccgatcattgttgtgggcctggaaagggcccacaaatgatccaaactcGACCGAAGTGGTTGGAATGGGACTGGACAGGACCCTTGCCCGTACAGGCCTATACTTGTCGATACCAATCTTGTATCAGAATCTCGgccatacaaaaaaaattacctatttttttccttgaaaaataCTCGTAATTTTTAAGATAATCAACAAAACTTAGAATCTATAATATGCTAATCATCTTAATTTGTTATTAAGACCAATTTTAAGGTATATCAAAAgtgttagaatttattttatttctctactTTGAgtgttttggttttcaaaatttaaaaaatttaaaaaaaacaaagaagaaagaagaaaagcgGTCAATCGAGAACGGTACCAAGATATAAAAGGATACCCGTGCCTACCGTCCCAATAAGGAAAAACAGTTTGCTCGCCAGGCCGGTCCAAGCCGTTGGCGGCAACCAAGTTTTTATGACACCTTCTTcagccactctctctctccggtcACCTCCCGCCGGGAATCCTTCCTCCCCATTTGTACATAAACACAAGTCATTTCTTTGTCAAATTGGAGAGAATTTACATTCAAGAATTTTCCCATGTTTACATGTAGTCTACGACAGTCGATGACCATCGTACAGTTCAAAACTCTCGCTTCACTCCGTTGAcgctctctctcaaaacccaactCAAAAATGGTAGCACGTTTCAGGCTCTCCATCGCTTTAAGACGACGCAGAGATTTTACCATAAACCCCCTTTTGAGATCTTTTCGAACCCCTGCACCCACGTCATGCAATCTCAATCTTCAATCCTGCCAATATCACTCAACGAATAAACCCACAAATGCCAAATCATCGATACCTCGAATAAGCGATGCAGGGTACCAAAACATGGCAATGTCGAATCGGATGATTGCAAAACTAAGCAGAGAGGGTCGAATCGCAGAAGCACGCCGGCTGCTCGATAAAATGCCCGACCCAGATGTGATCGCG
Coding sequences:
- the LOC131321810 gene encoding uncharacterized protein LOC131321810, translated to MGVNEPYHVLRTQILAMDPLPDLGKVHGLLIAEEHTKNPQPIITTQPIQEDSAMVSHRFQIQHNQPKINSGQHRNPPGPRFFPPPQQSPSRRQPQQFPSPANPPRQLHHAQPDTSSRPNKDPNAHCTHCNRAGHYKSGCFKLIGYPEWFFNRLPNQSSAQSNYAAQTPDMDFTPRLSPAEASQAYGFYDNPSAFFTGPQIEDCDWSG